A stretch of Janibacter endophyticus DNA encodes these proteins:
- a CDS encoding acetyl-CoA hydrolase/transferase family protein encodes MRIVTVEEAARAAQQSGHIEPRIVMSGNFAAPAQLVEPILAQLPSVRLHALNAQKGLRMHDGVIPETAFVGPGFRNHPRLSYVPCRLSQVPTLFTRGLSPDVVIIHTTTPRNGKVSLGLEVNILPAAIEACRARGGVVIAQLNPQMPWTFGDAEISVDDIDLGVEIDVPLATHVAAEPGDDAKLIGSRVAVAVVDGSTLQAGIGEVPDATIAGVKERRNLRIRTEMFSDGVLRLEEAGALDRGVPIVTSFIFGSAELYAWANDNPRIKMTRTETANAPAVIAQQPGMTSINTALQVDLFDQANASRIKNRIYSGFGGQTDFTVGALHAVGGNSFMALRSWHPRADVSTIVPLIDEPATSFQHSAVVTEQGVAWIWGRDERTQARNLIEQAAHPRVRDELWEEARAMGKA; translated from the coding sequence ATGCGCATCGTGACCGTCGAGGAAGCAGCCCGCGCCGCCCAGCAGAGCGGCCACATCGAGCCCCGGATCGTCATGAGCGGCAACTTCGCCGCCCCTGCCCAGCTCGTCGAGCCGATCCTCGCCCAGCTCCCCAGCGTCCGCCTCCACGCGCTCAACGCGCAGAAGGGGCTGCGGATGCACGACGGGGTGATCCCGGAGACCGCCTTCGTCGGCCCGGGCTTCCGCAACCATCCCCGCCTCTCCTACGTCCCGTGCCGCCTGTCGCAGGTGCCGACGCTCTTCACCCGGGGCCTGAGCCCGGACGTCGTCATCATCCACACGACGACCCCGCGCAACGGCAAGGTCTCCCTCGGCCTCGAGGTCAACATCCTCCCCGCCGCCATCGAGGCCTGCCGGGCCCGCGGCGGCGTCGTCATCGCCCAGCTCAACCCGCAGATGCCGTGGACCTTCGGCGACGCCGAGATCTCGGTCGACGACATCGACCTCGGTGTCGAGATCGACGTCCCCCTGGCGACCCACGTCGCAGCCGAGCCCGGCGACGACGCGAAGCTCATCGGCTCGCGCGTCGCCGTCGCCGTCGTCGACGGGAGCACGCTCCAGGCCGGTATCGGCGAGGTCCCCGACGCGACGATCGCCGGCGTCAAGGAGCGCCGCAACCTGCGGATCCGGACCGAGATGTTCAGCGACGGCGTGCTGCGTCTCGAGGAGGCCGGGGCGCTCGACCGCGGCGTCCCGATCGTCACGTCCTTCATCTTCGGCAGTGCCGAGCTCTACGCGTGGGCCAACGACAACCCGCGCATCAAGATGACCCGCACCGAGACGGCCAACGCGCCGGCGGTCATCGCGCAGCAGCCCGGCATGACCTCGATCAACACCGCGCTGCAGGTCGACCTCTTCGACCAGGCCAACGCGTCGCGGATCAAGAACCGCATCTACTCCGGGTTCGGCGGCCAGACCGACTTCACCGTCGGCGCCCTGCACGCCGTGGGCGGCAACTCCTTCATGGCACTGCGCTCCTGGCACCCGCGGGCGGACGTCTCGACGATCGTCCCGCTCATCGACGAGCCGGCCACCTCCTTCCAGCACAGCGCCGTCGTCACCGAGCAGGGGGTCGCGTGGATCTGGGGCCGCGACGAGCGGACCCAGGCACGCAACCTCATCGAGCAGGCCGCCCACCCGCGGGTCCGCGACGAGCTGTGGGAAGAGGCCCGCGCGATGGGCAAGGCCTGA
- a CDS encoding NUDIX hydrolase — MPSSIAAELVAVIVSVDEESPRVLASGAPAALPHGPLEPQHRSLQAGLRAWTREREGVELGFVEQLYTFADVGRSGRKGRTVAISYLGLTRAQGESGWVDVYDLLPWEDARDGVPALASQLGETLVGWAGRDGERLERTEHAFGLGDWAWRPELVLQRYELLWEAGLVAEHGAGSTPSSSTAPATGPAMLHDHRRILATGLARLRSTIQYRPVIFELMPPDFTLGQLQATVEALAGQRVHKQNFRRTVQDQLGLVEPTGETDRSTGGRPAALYRFRSEVHAERRHVGTKFPRPRTR; from the coding sequence GTGCCCTCATCCATCGCCGCCGAGCTCGTCGCGGTCATCGTCAGCGTCGACGAGGAGAGCCCACGGGTCCTCGCCTCGGGAGCGCCGGCGGCGCTGCCGCACGGCCCGCTGGAGCCGCAGCACCGGTCGTTGCAGGCCGGGCTGCGGGCGTGGACGCGGGAGCGCGAAGGGGTGGAGCTCGGCTTCGTCGAGCAGCTCTACACCTTCGCCGACGTCGGCCGGTCGGGCCGCAAGGGCCGGACCGTGGCGATCTCCTACCTCGGGCTGACCCGGGCGCAGGGCGAGAGCGGCTGGGTCGACGTGTACGACCTGCTGCCGTGGGAGGACGCGCGCGACGGGGTCCCGGCGCTCGCCTCGCAGCTCGGTGAGACGCTCGTCGGCTGGGCCGGGCGGGACGGCGAGCGGCTCGAGCGCACGGAGCACGCCTTCGGTCTCGGGGACTGGGCCTGGCGGCCCGAGCTCGTCCTCCAACGCTATGAGCTGTTGTGGGAGGCGGGTCTGGTCGCCGAGCACGGAGCGGGGTCCACCCCTTCGTCCTCGACGGCACCGGCCACCGGGCCGGCGATGCTGCACGACCACCGACGGATCCTCGCGACCGGGCTGGCGCGGCTGCGCTCGACGATCCAGTACCGGCCGGTGATCTTCGAGCTCATGCCGCCGGACTTCACCCTCGGGCAGCTCCAGGCGACGGTCGAGGCGCTCGCCGGGCAGCGGGTGCACAAGCAGAACTTCCGGCGCACGGTCCAGGACCAGCTCGGGCTCGTCGAGCCGACGGGCGAGACCGATCGGAGCACCGGTGGCCGGCCGGCGGCGCTCTACCGCTTCCGCTCCGAGGTGCACGCCGAGCGGCGGCACGTGGGGACCAAGTTCCCCCGCCCCCGCACCCGCTGA
- the nadA gene encoding quinolinate synthase NadA, with amino-acid sequence MTTISLPTPRVGGAAAAIEATRKIYATVRDVIPEVQWATFAEDVVAINELKRAKNAVVLAHNYQTPEIFHGVADIVGDSLLLAQRAQDTDADVILLAGVPFMAETAKLLNPTKTVLVPDLEAGCSLADGITAEDVLALRAEHPGVPVVTYVNSSAAVKAVSDICCTSGNVERIVRHLGVDKVILIPDEYLARNVAAATGIEVVTHPTRCEVHERFDTAQVDQLRAENPGLTVIAHPECSPAVVEAADIAGSTAQMIDYVTTHRPPQVALITECSMADNIRAANPDLRYIQPCNICPHMRRSTLAKIRAALETGGPEIVLDPSTAADARHAIERMLELS; translated from the coding sequence ATGACGACCATCAGCCTCCCCACCCCTCGCGTCGGCGGCGCCGCTGCCGCGATCGAGGCCACCCGCAAGATCTACGCGACCGTCCGCGACGTCATCCCCGAGGTGCAGTGGGCGACCTTCGCCGAGGACGTCGTCGCGATCAACGAGCTGAAGCGCGCCAAGAACGCCGTCGTCCTCGCGCACAACTACCAGACGCCCGAGATCTTCCACGGCGTCGCGGACATCGTCGGCGACTCCCTCCTGCTCGCCCAGCGCGCCCAGGACACCGACGCCGACGTCATCCTGCTCGCGGGCGTGCCCTTCATGGCCGAGACCGCCAAGCTGCTCAACCCGACCAAGACCGTGCTCGTCCCCGACCTCGAGGCCGGCTGCTCGCTCGCCGACGGGATCACCGCCGAGGACGTGCTCGCCCTGCGCGCCGAGCACCCCGGCGTCCCGGTCGTCACCTACGTCAACTCCAGCGCGGCGGTGAAGGCCGTCAGCGACATCTGCTGCACCTCCGGCAACGTCGAGCGGATCGTGCGCCACCTCGGGGTCGACAAGGTCATCCTCATCCCCGACGAGTACCTCGCCCGCAACGTCGCCGCCGCCACCGGCATCGAGGTCGTCACCCACCCGACCCGCTGCGAGGTGCACGAGCGCTTCGACACCGCGCAGGTCGACCAGCTGCGCGCCGAGAACCCCGGCCTGACCGTCATCGCCCACCCCGAGTGCTCCCCCGCCGTCGTCGAGGCCGCCGACATCGCCGGCTCGACCGCGCAGATGATCGACTACGTCACGACGCACCGCCCGCCGCAGGTTGCGCTCATCACCGAGTGCTCGATGGCCGACAACATCCGCGCTGCCAACCCCGACCTGCGCTACATCCAGCCGTGCAACATCTGCCCGCACATGCGGCGCTCCACCCTGGCCAAGATCCGCGCCGCGCTCGAGACGGGCGGTCCCGAGATCGTGCTCGACCCGAGCACCGCCGCGGACGCTCGCCACGCCATCGAGCGCATGCTGGAGCTGTCGTGA
- a CDS encoding L-aspartate oxidase, which yields MSTRTVELGQPVVLGSGLAGLTVARHLGEPCVVVAPAALGEGTASSWAQGGIAAAVSPGDTPAEHATDTTRAGSGAGDPRVISRMTSAAPALVAELVAAGVPFDRDATGALSLGREGGHGRHRVCHVGGDRTGAAIISTIAPQVGSDSGVTVVRGRGVEVLRDDEGVSGLLVATAAGRLRLLTDRVVLATGGAAALYRDTTNPLASWGSGMMLAARAGARLADLEMVQFHPTSLALPGAEGAPLTLLTEALRGAGAHLLSDGRRFVDEVAPRDVVAAAVHGERMLGRHVVLDCRPVPDLLEHFEGLAERTAALGIDPRLEPLPTRPAAHSVMGGVLTDARGRTDVPGLWAAGEVACTGLHGANRLASNSLLEAGVTGAAVAADLGSWTPASASRWTEGRVDPVPAERTTRLTPTHDEGGAPTPSPAVASPVVRAAMSDLVGVVRDADGLTAAIARLAQTPGEDAVLAGLVARAALTRRDSLGAHRRSDASIPAVA from the coding sequence GTGAGCACCCGCACGGTCGAGCTGGGGCAGCCGGTCGTCCTCGGCTCCGGCCTCGCCGGGCTGACCGTCGCCCGCCACCTCGGCGAGCCGTGCGTCGTCGTCGCTCCCGCGGCGCTCGGCGAGGGCACAGCGAGCTCGTGGGCCCAGGGCGGCATCGCTGCCGCCGTCAGCCCCGGCGACACCCCGGCCGAGCACGCGACCGACACCACCCGTGCCGGCTCGGGCGCGGGCGACCCGCGCGTCATCTCCCGGATGACCTCCGCCGCCCCGGCGCTCGTCGCCGAGCTCGTCGCGGCGGGAGTCCCCTTCGACCGCGACGCCACGGGGGCGCTGTCCCTCGGGCGCGAGGGCGGCCACGGCCGCCACCGCGTCTGCCACGTGGGCGGCGACCGCACGGGGGCAGCGATCATCAGCACCATCGCGCCGCAGGTCGGTTCGGACTCCGGGGTCACCGTGGTCCGCGGCCGCGGGGTCGAGGTGCTGCGCGACGACGAAGGGGTGAGCGGTCTCCTCGTCGCCACCGCGGCCGGCCGCCTCCGGCTCCTCACCGACCGGGTGGTCCTCGCCACCGGCGGCGCCGCCGCCCTCTACCGCGACACGACGAACCCGCTCGCCTCCTGGGGCAGCGGGATGATGCTCGCTGCCCGTGCCGGCGCACGCCTCGCCGACCTCGAGATGGTCCAGTTCCACCCGACGAGCCTGGCCCTCCCCGGCGCAGAGGGGGCGCCGCTCACGCTGCTCACCGAGGCGCTCCGCGGCGCCGGCGCCCACCTGCTCTCGGACGGCCGCCGCTTCGTCGACGAGGTCGCCCCTCGCGACGTCGTCGCGGCGGCGGTGCACGGGGAGCGGATGCTGGGCCGGCACGTCGTGCTCGACTGCCGGCCGGTGCCCGACCTGCTCGAGCACTTCGAGGGCCTGGCCGAGCGCACGGCGGCGCTGGGGATCGACCCCCGGCTCGAGCCGCTGCCGACCCGGCCCGCCGCGCACTCCGTCATGGGCGGCGTGCTCACCGACGCCCGCGGCCGCACCGACGTGCCTGGCCTGTGGGCCGCGGGCGAGGTCGCCTGCACCGGCCTGCACGGGGCCAACCGTCTCGCGTCGAACTCCCTCCTCGAGGCCGGCGTCACCGGCGCCGCCGTCGCGGCCGACCTCGGGTCGTGGACCCCAGCGTCCGCGTCCCGCTGGACCGAGGGCCGGGTCGACCCGGTCCCGGCCGAGCGCACCACGCGCCTCACCCCCACCCACGACGAAGGGGGCGCGCCCACCCCTTCGCCCGCTGTCGCCTCCCCGGTCGTCCGGGCGGCGATGTCCGACCTCGTCGGGGTCGTCCGCGACGCGGACGGCCTCACGGCCGCGATCGCGAGGCTCGCGCAGACCCCCGGCGAGGACGCCGTGCTGGCCGGCCTCGTGGCTCGCGCGGCGCTCACCCGCCGCGACAGCCTGGGCGCCCACCGGCGCTCCGACGCGAGCATCCCGGCGGTGGCCTGA
- the nadC gene encoding carboxylating nicotinate-nucleotide diphosphorylase produces MSTTPRDVSALVYAALEEDLGSVGDLTSAATIDAGAQGSALLVARADGVVSGRDFVRETYAQVDQRVRVQLVTRDGDRVRAGEIIARLEGPSRALLTGERVALNFVGLLSGVATATARLVDLVEGTGAVVVDTRKTIPGLRAAQKRAVRHGGGANHRFGLHDAVMVKDNHIGLAGGLRSAMERLAERPGPVGHMTRVEIEVDTLDQLTELLELETERREAGLAAVTDVVLLDNMSPDEVRLACAAVRDSGHGLVIEVSGGVTEASVRGLAEAGAQVISAGALTHSAPWLDVALDLEDSATPA; encoded by the coding sequence ATGTCGACGACGCCCCGTGACGTCTCCGCCCTCGTCTACGCGGCGCTCGAGGAGGACCTCGGCTCCGTCGGGGACCTCACCTCGGCAGCGACGATCGACGCCGGGGCGCAGGGCAGCGCCCTGCTCGTCGCCCGCGCCGACGGTGTGGTCTCGGGGAGGGACTTCGTCCGTGAGACCTACGCCCAGGTCGACCAACGGGTGCGGGTGCAGCTCGTCACGAGGGACGGCGACCGGGTCCGGGCCGGCGAGATCATCGCGCGCCTCGAGGGCCCGTCGAGAGCGCTGCTCACCGGCGAGCGGGTTGCCCTCAACTTCGTCGGGCTGCTCAGCGGGGTCGCGACCGCGACCGCGCGTCTCGTCGACCTCGTCGAGGGCACCGGCGCCGTCGTCGTCGACACCCGCAAGACGATCCCTGGCCTGCGAGCCGCCCAGAAGCGGGCCGTGCGTCACGGCGGCGGCGCCAACCACCGCTTCGGCCTGCACGACGCCGTCATGGTCAAGGACAACCACATCGGCCTCGCCGGCGGCCTGCGGTCGGCGATGGAGCGGCTCGCCGAGCGCCCGGGTCCGGTCGGGCACATGACCCGCGTGGAGATCGAGGTCGACACCCTCGACCAGCTCACCGAGCTGCTCGAGCTCGAGACGGAGCGCAGGGAGGCGGGGCTCGCTGCTGTGACCGACGTCGTCCTGCTCGACAACATGAGCCCCGACGAGGTCCGGCTCGCGTGCGCCGCGGTGCGTGACAGCGGGCACGGCCTCGTCATCGAGGTCTCCGGCGGGGTCACCGAGGCGAGCGTGCGCGGTCTCGCCGAGGCCGGCGCGCAGGTGATCTCGGCGGGCGCGCTGACGCACAGCGCCCCGTGGCTCGACGTCGCGCTCGACCTCGAGGACTCAGCGACGCCGGCGTGA
- a CDS encoding helicase HerA-like domain-containing protein: MTTSPLLDQIRAGYAFEGPALDLGAAVVDGTPDAATQVRIPLASLNKHGLVAGATGTGKTKTLQLMAEQLSSQGVPVFLADIKGDLSGMATPGEPTEKLTERAFGIGQDWQAKGFPTEFLSLGGMGKGIPVRATITSFGPTLLSKVLGLNATQESSLGLVFHYADKNGLALLDLKDLRAVITHLTSDEGKAELKALGGLSKATAGVILRQLITFEDQGADVFFGEPELDTADLMRLAPDGRGLVTCLELPAVQDRPQLFSTFLMWMLADLFHDLPEVGDLDKPKLVFFFDEAHLLFDEASKPFQDAIEQTVRLIRSKGVGVFFVTQSPRDVPRDVLAQLGNRVQHALRAFTPEDSKALKAAVSTYPHTDYDLAKLLTELGTGEAVVTVLSERGAPTPVAWTKMRAPESLMAPSAETVVDQTIAASALAARYGPQIDRESAYELLKARLEQAPTPAEEPAPAPKDAPAPTPSPKAPKEEPGIVEQVVQSSAFKSALRSAGTVIGREITRSIFGTSRRRR; the protein is encoded by the coding sequence GTGACGACCTCGCCCCTCCTCGACCAGATCCGTGCCGGCTACGCCTTCGAGGGCCCCGCGCTCGACCTCGGTGCCGCCGTCGTCGACGGCACCCCCGACGCGGCCACTCAGGTGCGCATCCCGCTCGCCTCGCTCAACAAGCACGGCCTCGTCGCCGGCGCGACCGGCACCGGCAAGACAAAGACCCTGCAGCTCATGGCCGAGCAGCTCTCCAGCCAGGGCGTGCCGGTCTTCCTCGCCGACATCAAGGGGGACCTCTCCGGCATGGCCACCCCGGGCGAGCCGACCGAGAAGCTCACCGAGCGGGCCTTCGGGATCGGCCAGGACTGGCAGGCCAAGGGGTTCCCGACCGAGTTCCTCTCGCTGGGTGGCATGGGCAAGGGGATCCCCGTCCGGGCGACGATCACCTCCTTCGGGCCGACCCTGCTGAGCAAGGTCCTCGGGCTCAACGCCACGCAGGAGTCCAGCCTCGGCCTCGTCTTCCACTACGCCGACAAGAACGGCCTGGCGCTGCTCGACCTCAAAGACCTGCGCGCCGTCATCACCCACCTCACCTCCGACGAGGGCAAGGCCGAGCTCAAGGCGCTCGGCGGGCTCTCCAAGGCGACGGCGGGCGTCATCCTGCGTCAGCTCATCACCTTCGAGGACCAGGGCGCCGACGTCTTCTTCGGCGAGCCCGAGCTCGACACCGCCGACCTCATGCGGCTCGCGCCCGACGGCCGCGGCCTCGTCACCTGCCTCGAGCTGCCCGCCGTGCAGGACCGGCCGCAGCTCTTCTCGACCTTCCTCATGTGGATGCTCGCCGACCTCTTCCACGACCTCCCCGAGGTGGGCGACCTCGACAAGCCCAAGCTCGTCTTCTTCTTCGACGAGGCGCACCTGCTCTTCGACGAGGCGTCCAAACCCTTCCAGGACGCCATCGAGCAGACCGTCCGGCTCATCCGCTCCAAGGGCGTCGGGGTCTTCTTCGTGACGCAGAGCCCCCGCGACGTCCCCCGCGACGTCCTCGCCCAGCTTGGCAACCGGGTGCAGCACGCGCTGCGTGCCTTCACCCCCGAGGACTCCAAGGCGCTCAAGGCCGCAGTCTCGACCTACCCGCACACCGACTACGACCTCGCCAAGCTGCTCACCGAGCTCGGCACCGGCGAGGCTGTCGTCACGGTCCTCTCCGAGCGTGGCGCTCCCACGCCGGTCGCGTGGACCAAGATGCGAGCGCCGGAGTCGCTCATGGCGCCCAGCGCGGAGACGGTCGTCGACCAGACGATCGCCGCGTCGGCGCTCGCAGCCAGGTACGGCCCGCAGATCGACCGCGAGTCCGCCTACGAGCTGCTCAAGGCGCGCCTCGAGCAGGCCCCCACCCCGGCCGAGGAGCCGGCCCCGGCGCCGAAGGACGCCCCAGCACCCACCCCTTCGCCCAAGGCCCCGAAGGAGGAGCCCGGCATCGTCGAGCAGGTCGTCCAGAGCTCGGCCTTCAAGTCGGCACTGCGCTCCGCCGGCACCGTCATCGGCCGGGAGATCACCCGCTCGATCTTCGGGACCTCACGCCGGCGTCGCTGA
- a CDS encoding type II toxin-antitoxin system VapB family antitoxin, translating into MIFKAVGDSRPYPDHGYASARDWAQIPPRMIRLDLLTTTRSSLDLHNLLAEDSTFYGDLFPHVVSWRGKLFLEDGLHRAVRAALQQRPTIHARVLELKD; encoded by the coding sequence GTGATCTTCAAGGCCGTCGGCGACTCGCGCCCGTACCCTGACCACGGGTACGCGTCTGCCCGCGACTGGGCGCAGATCCCGCCGCGGATGATCCGGCTCGACCTGCTGACGACGACACGCAGCTCGTTGGACCTGCACAACCTGCTCGCCGAGGACTCCACCTTCTACGGCGACCTCTTCCCGCACGTCGTCTCGTGGCGGGGCAAGCTCTTCCTCGAGGACGGGCTCCACCGTGCCGTCCGGGCCGCGCTCCAGCAGCGGCCGACGATCCATGCCCGGGTCCTGGAGCTCAAGGACTGA
- a CDS encoding LytR C-terminal domain-containing protein translates to MAREDTEAFDIEHDRGARRRRTIVTFLVVALLLFFAFWYAMSYIRADDARRVTPKATPSSCAVAPADITVNVYNGTTREGLAAKVTGALRKRGFVIGKVGNEPEGGKVAGAGQLRYGAQATEQVRIVARHVGQMEQLPDQREDPVVDVVLGKDFAQLVPLATARGC, encoded by the coding sequence GTGGCACGAGAGGACACCGAGGCCTTCGACATCGAGCACGACCGCGGGGCTCGGCGGCGCCGCACGATCGTCACCTTCCTCGTCGTCGCCCTGCTGCTCTTCTTCGCCTTCTGGTACGCGATGAGCTACATCCGCGCGGACGACGCCCGGCGCGTGACGCCGAAGGCGACGCCCTCCTCCTGCGCCGTCGCGCCGGCGGACATCACGGTCAACGTCTACAACGGCACGACCCGCGAGGGGCTCGCGGCAAAGGTGACCGGCGCCCTGCGCAAGCGCGGCTTCGTCATCGGCAAGGTGGGCAACGAGCCGGAGGGGGGCAAGGTCGCGGGAGCCGGTCAGCTCCGGTACGGCGCGCAGGCCACCGAGCAGGTCAGGATCGTCGCCCGCCACGTCGGGCAGATGGAGCAGCTCCCCGACCAGCGCGAGGACCCGGTCGTCGACGTCGTCCTCGGCAAGGACTTCGCCCAGCTCGTCCCGCTGGCCACGGCCCGCGGCTGCTGA